The sequence TGGCAAGGGTCGCTAGGAGCTTTAGGCCTGGAGCGTGAAGGTGGGGGGACCTCGCAGGGTCTGGAACTCCCTCCTGGCTCCTCGGGATGGGGGTGGAGATGAGGGGAGGGGTCGGACGGACGGGCCCGAGGCCCTTTGACACTGAGTCGGGAGGGCACTCGAGGCAGGATGGATGGAGGCAGCCAGGGAATAGCCCTGGCCTCATCCAACTCACCCGCAGATACCCCCCAAACGCCCCACATATATCCCAACTCACATCCACATACCCCAGTTCGCGCATACACCCCAACGAACCAGACGCACCAATTCAGTCACACCAACTCAGACACTTCAAACTCAGATATACACCTCAAATGTACAATCTTTAACTCAACATACACCCCCTACTCACAGGCATATGTCAAAAATCAGACACATCCAACTCGAAGATGTAGAACCCATCACACAAACACCCAGCCTACACCCCAACTCGGATACACACTAAGTCATAAGCCCTAAAGCCACACAAATACCCCAAGCCACACAAACCCCCTTGATTCACTGATGCCCTGTCGCACATATACAGCTCAAGCATACACCCCAAATTCAACCCAAACTCATCCAACACCTCAACTCACAATAGACACCGCCACACAGACGCATCCTCAAACTCAGCAGCCCAATACTACACCCCAAGCTCATAGACATGCCATGCCCTACGACACTCCTGTGCAGTCACATGTATGTAGTGGCCCAGAGACATCTTTGTCCAACCCTGGGGGTTTCTTCAAGTGAGCTCAGGACTCCCCGACATAAAACACCACCGGATCGGGGACAGGAATGAACCCACGGGACTGGAACgcccccttctcctcccacccccaccagcccctgtgTATCGTCTGACCCCTCAGGTGATGGCGCTGGAGCTGGTGCCCGGGCCTAGGGCCTGCCCACAAGGGAGCCAAAAGCGCAGAATCAAGTCCCAGCTTTGCGCCAACTTGCTGCGCAACCTCAGAAAAGCCTTTGTCCCTCTCAGGCCCCCTCTACCTCCGGGTACCTCCAGCGCATCGGTACCAGGAAAGTCTTTGTGGCTGTACACACACTGGGGTGGGCAGCGGTGTGCCTGAGTACCCCCTGCCCCATGCAGGGACCCCCTTCTACCCCCAGTACACCCTGGAGGAGGTGAACCGACAAGGCAAAGGCAGGGTCCAGGACCGCCCTCTCAAGTGTTTTCCAGagccgctcccctcccccgctgCGCGCAGCCGCGATTGCACGAGTGTGCGCATGTTCCGGGAGAGCCTgcgtgtgggggctgggggagggggcggtccCCAGGCTGAGTCACGAGAGCCCAGGTTCCCGCAGCAGGAGCCGGGGGCCTGcaggccccacccctgccctccctccgACTCTGCTGCCGACTGGATCCTCCATCCTTCCCCTCCAGCAACTTCTAcgctgccccgccccccaccttgAGCAGCTCCCTGGGGAAGTCGCCGCCATCGTTGAGGCCCTCCAGGTTCCCGATGAAGTCCCCGCAGGTCATGCGCTTCCCGATGTTCTAAGGGAGGGAACAGAGGCCTGTGAGCTTGGAGGGCCCTCGGCCTTCCTGGCCTTTAAGTCTCTGGAGAAGGGTCTGTTTTCCTGGCTCCTGCCCGTGCACACCCCACTCACGTGGCCATGGAGATCCGTGTTGAGTAACATGAGGGCGCAGGTCAGCGTATGGGCACCGTCTAGGGAAAAGCTGACATTCAGCCACCGCCACTTCCCAGGGACTCTTCCCACAGCCATCTTCCCTAGCCTCGTAGTtcatccccctcccccgccccccgcacccTTTCAGGGCCGCCTTTGGCACACAACCACCTGCTCCTACGTCCTGAACACCATTAGTGAACACTCCCCAAAAAAGACCTTCTCCTCCAGCAGATCTCTCAGCAAGGACCTCTCCCGTTTCTCAGGACCCCTTTCCTAGATCCCTAAGGTAGTGCTGGGGGCTGCCCATTGCTGGCCCGCACACTCGCATGCCTCTGTGCATTGAACACAAGCAAGTCAACCCCACACTTACGTAGATCGCTGAAGCCAGGCAGAATCCCCACTCAAGCCAAGCACTGTCCTGCACGTGTATGTGACCGACCAACTGCATACAAACCCCTGCCTCTTCACAACACTCTTGACCCTAGCAGTATGCCTGCCCCGTGTATAGTTCCACATACGTGTAGCCATGTCAGCACTGTCTGTGCACATGCGTGTTCACATGCCTATACATTCATTCCCTCCTGCACACGTACGCATGCTCCTATACACACACTCAGTGCTAGCCCATCTGCCTCTGGCCAGCTGGGACAGTCCTGCTCTCAGCCTCCTTACCCTCTGAGGACAGGGCTTCAGGATTGCACTGGAAGTATCGCTGGGAGAAGTGGGCCAGCACACGCTCCCGTTCCTGGGTCTCACCCATTAAGGCCAGCTCCTTCAGAAACACCCTGGGGACGGGGAAAGAGGGAGGATGTCATCCCTACCCAAGGTTCCCTTACTGGCTTGGGCAGGGTGATGTCAGCTCAGGGGagacacagaggctcagaggaggCACAGCTGGCACCCTGCACACCAAGCCTAGAGAGTGGGGCCCTGTCCTCAATTGGCTCCACACCCACCTGAGAGCTTGGTCCAGAGTCATGCCCGTGAAGACAAAGAACTTGAGGTACTCCCCAGCCACCAGTTTGCTGAAGTCATTGCTGTGGGCAGGGCAGAGAAACAGGTGGGGTCTCAAGAGACAGTGTCAAGGGGTCAGCTGGGGATTACCTAGAGACCCAGGGGCACTGGATGGAGAGGATGTGGAGGTGCTGTCCCCAGGATGCATTCCCTCCATCCCCTTCCTCAGTCCCAGCCCAGTGGCTTTACTTCTTGCCCAGGTGCCGGGCCACATCGGCCTTCCTGAAGCCATCTAGTCGGTACAGCCTCTTGGCCAGGCGCTGCGCGGCCTCCAGATCCGCTTTCTGCCCATTGGACAAGGTGTCCGTGCTTCCCAGGGCCAGCCGCTCTGTGCTGTCCAGCTCTGAGTCCGAGTCAGACACCAGCTGGCTCAGGGGTAGTTCGCTGCCAGGGTAGAACACCAGctcaggggtggggcagggccctcaGGGGCCATCTAGTACCTCCCTCTGTCTCCAGGTCCAGAggatggagaaggggagagagggacatgggaaaggcatttttcttttcttcaggaaGGAGACTGTACAGGTTCTGTCCATCAGTCTACTCCACCCTTACCACCTCTCTGTGGAAGTCCTGCCTCAAATCTAACCCACATCCATCTTGTTGCTGTGGGAGTTCTGGCTGCTTCCCCAAAGTTTCCAGAGGCCTAAGTTTGCTATTAGATATAGACCCCCATCCCTACACTGGCCCTACTCAGAGCATAGTCCTCTGTCTGTGAGAATACAAAGACAGAATAGATGGGTTGCAGGGAGGAACAGTGGAGGGTCAGGCAAAGATTTCAGGGCAGCAGGGACACCCTCCTGCTCCTAAGTCTTTCTTTCTCCCACCATTTAGGGAGAGGAGTCCCTCCTTGGTGCTCCCCAAAGAAGTAGCCTCTGGGGTTAGGGGAACTGGGGGTCAGGTGCACCCCTCATCCTCTTTGTctcctccttttcccttcccAACCCAGCTGCTCTACTCGCAAAGCCACCTGTCACCCCAGAGACAAGAGGCCGGAAACTCCTGGTTGCTAAGCAACGCTGTCTCCCTGGCCACCCCCTCCTGTTGCCATGGCTTCCATTACTGAGAGGGTAGCTGGCAGAGTGGAGAGCAGAAAGGTTAGACTGTGAAAGGACTTCCTGGAGCAGGGTGAGAGATGCCTGATTGGGCAGGGGGCAAcatgggagggaggcagggggcaaCATGGGAGGGAGGCAGTGGGAGAGGCTGGTGGCTCCATCTTTGGTGAAGCCTCCATGCTGGGTGGGGTAAGGTCATGGGAATTCTAAGCAGGTTAGAGACTGCCTGGAGAGGAAAGGCCGCTCCAGGGAGAAAGGAGGATGTTCTCTGGGGATCCTTCAGTCCTGAATCATGGTTTCTCAAGACACTGGATTTGAGACCAGGGGTGCTATCATCCAAATGGGAAAACAGGCATCTGTACCCCATAACCACCCCTACTCAGGGGTCAGGAGTATTAACTACATCCTCACAGTCAGGATCTGTCCCTTAAATCAGCTCTAGTACAGAGCTGGGGCTCTGGGGGACTTAGATCTGAGGGATCAAAGTAATTACTCACCTGCCAAGGGGTGCTGCCCCCAGCCCAAGGCTGTCATCTGAGTGGCAGGGACTAGGGGGCTCCCTCTCTGGGGCCAGTTtggctctggcctctgcctcttcctcctcccctctctgtgtCCAAGGACCATCAGCAGCGGAGCTGGTACCAGAGTCCAGTTCCAGAGGGGCAAgcggggcaggagcaggagggtCAGGCCGCAGGGTCGGGGGTTGGGGAGGCAGCTCAAAGGTGAAGAAGGGGCTCTGGGTTGGACCAGGTGAAGCCAGGGCCTCCAGCGAGGCGAGGCTGGTGTAGGAGGTGCCCTTGGCCCGATGTGACTCCAGGATGGCTTCGAACACACAACTGAAGGAGTCAGGCCCATCGGCCGAGGGGCTGGTCCCAGGTAGAAAGGGCACAGGAGATTTGAGAGGCCCGGTGTGAGGCAGCCGGCTCCCTGGCCTGCAGGGGCAGGGGAAATCTTTGGTCAGGGGCCTAGAGTACAGGTGTCAGGCAGGATTTCATTGAACGCAGGCTGACTCTGTTAAGGGGATTATCATCCCCTTTTCACAGGCTCCCAACCCCTAACAAAAAAGACCCTCTTGGGTAGAGGATCCAAGCTATGCACTGCCCCTGGGGCATCCCAGCCCTACCAGTCCCCAGCACcccatcctctctctccctccccccaccctccttgctaatctccctttctcctccttttccctgATCCGCTTCTCTCCTGCCATCCCATTTCTATTTCTGGCAACATCTTAGGAGAAGATGAGGCTCCAAGCTGCAGTGGGGTGTGAGACGGAAAGGAGAGCCCCACATGCCCCACTCTCCCACCAGGACCCAGGATCTGGACTgatgacccccacccccagcccccgtcCCCAGGCTTGATCCTGGCCTCTGGCCCCGCACCTGACCCCTGTCCTGCCAGAATTCCTTGCCTCTTCTTCCTGGCTGCCCCGACTGCCCCTGGCTTCTTGCTGCTACCAGCTCCCCACATCCCCAGTGTTGCGCCAGGCCTCTGGCCGCTGTGCAGAATCTCCTGCTCCCCACTCTGTCCTGCAGCACCGCAGCCTGGTCCTGCCGCTCCTGGCCCCGTCCTCATCTATCCCAGTCCCTTTGACCCAGCTCGGCCTCTGGGCCAGTGGGAAGGAGCAAGCCTCTTTCTCCCCGACTCCCTCACTCACCGGGCCCCCTCTGAGGCCTCAAACACCTCGTCGTCCACATCCTCTTCCCCACCTGCCTCATCCTCGTCTTCGTTGCCACTGCCCAGGCTGGAACgagggccagggcctgggctgggccgggGGGCAGGTGGGCGGGCAGTGCCAGGCAGGCCCTCAGAGCTGGGCTGGCTCTCGATGGCTGAGTCAGCCTCCTCTCGCTCAGCCAGCACCTCATCGATGTCAGTCTCGCGGTAGCACCTCAGGGGCACCGTGTCCAGGTCCGTCTCGGAGTACTTGGCTGCTCGCCCCACAGCCACCCCAGAGTCCTGCCCTGAGCCCACCCCAGGAGGAGATGGGGGAGCCCGCTCTGGGGGCTTAGCACCTGTAGTATGCATAGCATCCAGGTCAGGAGGTTGTCCTTGTCAGCCCCCTGTCCTGACCCTGTTCTCAGAGCCCTCCCCACTGCCTCATATTGGCAGGAAGTCCTCTCACTGTCTTGCCACCACTCCTCCTGCTACAAACTCAGCTTGCTCCTGGTGCCAGTGGAGCTCATTTCAAACTAAGTTCTTGTCAAACAGCTTAGAGGAGGGAGACCTGCCTCTTCACTGTGTGGAATGACCACTGGCAtcctccccgcctccctcccctgcccagcctcctctgGGTGCCTCCCACCCAGCCCTATCCCCCAGACCCCCTCATAACGCAGATGGAAAGGTTGAGGCCTAGGGAGGCCTGGCTGACTCAGGAGCCCAGGAAGGGACCGGGGGAAGTTTGAAGGCAGGCTCCCTCCCAAGCCTCAGCCAACGTGGGGACGGCCCTGCCCTGTTCTTGCCTCAGTCCCAGCCTTACCTGAGCTGGGGGGGTCCAAGGAGCCATAGAAGAATTCCCATTTGGCTCGAGCAATTCTCTGGGCATGAGAGGAAACTTCCCGGGAGGAGGACCAGGTGTCTCCCTGAGCCAAGAGGGAGACACAGGCACCCAGAGAAAAAGCCAGACATACAAGGACACAAGAATATGAGacagaaacacagaaacaaaaacacacagtGACAGAGATGGAGGTGCAGAGACATAGGGACAAACACAGAAGGCAAGAAGGAGACAGATTTAGGACAGACTAAAGGATTCGGAGTGGACAGCAGACAGGCCCCAGTCCGACAGGGGTCCAAGCCTTGCCCCTTCAGTGGATCACTGGGGTCCCAGGGAACCCAAGGGAGGTTGCATACCTGGTTCAGTAATCCAGTGTCAGCAGGTCCGCGGAATAGTGTGGCCAGGTGCTCAGGGGGTCCCCCCAGTCCATTGGGGAGAGAGGAATAAAGGCCATCTGTCCCAACCTGGGGTGGAACTGGTGGCCCATGTAAAGGGTCCCGGCTGCAAGGAAGGGCTGAGCCTCCTCTGGCTGGGAGTGGGTCTGACGTGGATGCCTCCAGCCGTAACTTGCGATTGGAGACAGGCCCAAGGGCTGGGATGGGCCTGGGAGGAGAACCCCCCCCCAGATCCCAGCTCCGACTCAAGCCTCCGGGAGCAGGTAGCCCATTCAGTGGCCTCACGCTGGCCTTCTCCACAAAGCGGAAGATGACCACGGAGCTCTGGGCCCCTGGTGGGGGCTGCCCAGTGGGTGAAGAGGGTGCCCAGGGTGAAGGAGCAATGCAGGGTGAAGGGGGTCCACGCAGAGGTGTACAGGGTGCTGTCACACGTCCCAGTTCCCGGCCTCGGGGACCTGGACCTGCCACTCGTCGTAGCAAGGAGCCTGTGCTGCCATACATGCTGGCTGGGGGGCTCTGGGGCACCGGACCTTCGGGGAGCCAGCGGCGTGGGCATCGTGGTGGGGAAATGGCACAGTCGCCTTCCGAGCAGAAGCGCATGGCACCCTGGGCCATGCTGGGGCCGGGGGTCAGGCTGGGGGGGCAGGGATGGCGAGGCCAGGTGGGGAGTGAGGGGGCTGCATGCTCTTCAGACAGGCCTGTAAGAGAGGAAGGGGAGCAGGATGAACTGCCAGGAAGTTAGATGGGTAGGACagcagagacagggaagggaaagtTGGCTGGGGCATCTGAGCACCAGGGACCTAGCCCTCCCTGGGAATATGGGATCACTGATCCCTCACCGGGGGGCTACTTCCATGGAGGCCTGAGGATAAAAGAACTGTACACCCAGTGGGCCCCTGGCTCCTCTCCTTCTGCCTGGGGGCCCTGAGGATCACCCTGGGAGGAGACAGGAAGCTATTCCAGAAGTTGAGTGAGCCCAGAGTACTGTGGCACTTTGGAGCTACTTCTGGTGTGGGGGAGCTGGTACCCCACCCTCTGGATCAGGATTGTCAGCCAATCATCACACCATACAGCTCTGGGTCCGCTATAGTTCCTCTTGTGGGGCCCCCTTACTCAGGGAAGGGGAACCCAGGCCtccaggaaggagaaggaggaagaatggGGGTCATATAGGGACGACGAAGGGCTTAGAGGcacagggtggaggggaggagaaaggccTGAGCAGAGATCCCTATCCCCAGTACATACATGCTGAATAGCAAAGGGACATTCTTGGTCTCCACACAGGTACACActggcacacgcacacacatgcattcatgcacatacacacacacacacaaggacaaATATGTCAGTACACAGTTAAACACATTCATAGGCAACACCCTCCggcacacacagacagacacacatattGCTCAAAGACACACCCTCATGCACTCTCACAGTCATAACAAATATGTGTGTAATAGAAAGGCACATGCTTGTTTTACACACACACCATCATCAAACAGGAACACACAAAGAGATACCCAAATATATACACAGGCTCTCATTCTCCAATACACACAGAGATACAGGTGTATCAGACACTCACAGAGACATGCTGAAAACAGTCACATACAAATACAGATGTACATTTACACACATACTCAAGCAGGGACACATACCCTCCCCCCACTTCCAGTTCCTGGGGTctcctggggaggggggaagacTGCACCAcatccttctcctccccctcttcccccagGAGTATGACAGATCTTGTCCAGCCCAGGAGGGGACCATAAAGGGGTAAAGGGGCCTCTGGTGGCAACACTGGGTAGGGGCAGAGGTCAGGAGCAGCAACCCTGCCAGGCAGGTTCCGGAAGCTCAAAGGGGGCCCAGCGCAGTTCTCCGTGCAGCCCCCTCTCAAAGCCACCTCAGTACTCACCGCTGCTCGCCTGGAGCTGAGACCgaggagaggcagaggagaggctggGCCCTGCTCAGCTGTGAAGGCAGCGCGGCTCCTGCTTGCTCCAGGCCCGCCCGCCTCTCAATCCCTCCTCCTACCCCCTACGCGCTGCTCAGGCAACGCtaatcccccccaccccccgccctctCCCAGGGCCCTGAGTCCCGGAGGCTGCCAGCCTCCCTCGTCACTAGGTCTCCGCTGAGCTCTCCCGCCAACCTAAGGCCCGCCCCAGACAAGGGGGAGGGCGCATGGAACCCCTGGTTCTATTCTCCAGACCCTCACGTGCCCCACCCCACTCGTGTCTACGTCCTTCTCACCCACTGACCCTTGTGCCACACGTATGGCCCCGTTGCACACGCGTGTCCCGCTCCAGACCCCACGCGTGTCCCTAGGAGGCTGCCACATGACCTGTTACATGCCACACGCGCTCCCGCCCCCACGAGCACGCGGACGCGCCAAGCACACGGTATGGGTGTAGACCAGACCCGCCTCTTAAATCCAGGAGACCATCAACTATGGAAGGAAGATCTAGGGAACACAGTTTTGAACCCTTTGGGGTTTTGAGTCTTGGACCCGGAGACCCAACCCTGACCACCCACCCTAGGTGCAGCAGGAGGGATGTTAAGCCAGACTTCAGGAAGAACTTCCTTACTGCCTGAGCTAGGTGTCCCTCCCGCCTAGGGGTAAGAGGTTAGACGGGATGACCCCGGGACTGGAAGAAGTGGGGGACAGGCAACTCTAGTGCCCTTGACCAGGGTAGAAGGGGTCCGGGCTATTTTAAGAAAGCGCCGCTCGAGTTACTATGGCAACTACTCTCCTTAGGAAGGCCAGGATGGGAAGGTGGCGACCTCAGAAGGAAGAAGGGGTCTGTTTGGGCGGTCAAGGGGCGCAAGGACGTGCGAGGCGGGGGCGCGCGGGGCTCACCGCGGGGAGGGGTGGCGCGGGCTCCGCGTGGTGCTGAAGGGGACAGCGCCAGATTTGTCGCACTGCGCAGGCGCAGAGGCGCGAAcaaagaggggagggggaggaggcgcGCAGCCGGAGGTGGTGCGCGCTCACGTGGCTCTATTTTTGCAGGGGTCAATCCTATCAGCTACCCACTCCCATGCAGGctaaggaagaagaggaggcaaGACCCTTACCTAACTTGACCTTCTGGTCCTTCCCCACACCCTTCTAGCTGCGATGGGGGCGGTGGGGGAGCATGGAAAGAATTATGGGAAAACCAGATGTCTTAGTTCTCTATCCCTGTCTCGCCTGAATTCTGGTCAAGGCGCTTCCTctccagggcctcagtttccccatctttaaaatggagtgATAGCACAGACCTGCCCACCTTGCAGAGGCGCCTGAAGCCCTGATGGGATAACGGATGAGAAGCAGTTTACGTTATGAAGAGCCAGCTGAAGCGGTTGCATGGAAGGAGCGCGCAATCCTCAGCGATGGCAGTGGCCCTCGCGTCCTTCACATTACCCCACATCCACCCCGTGGATGATGGGGAAAGCACTACTCTAGGGGTTCCCACAGAGCGGACCCTGGGACGAGGACCTGGGGACGCGGTGAAAGGGCAGCCCAGAAGCTGAGTCCAGAGCTTTGGGCGTCACCCTAGACCCTACAACTAAACCCAAGGCCAGCCAACAAGTACACCTAGCGGACTGGGCTGAGCACTTATTTTTCTCAGGATTCTGGACCtctggaggaaaggaaagggaccCAGCTGGATATATAGTCCTTCTTAGCGCCCCCTACATCTCTCCCCCAGGTGTAAACCTGGCTGTTCGCTAAATCTATTCACTATTCTGGAGTGAATAGGCTGGATAGCTCGGTACTTCACAATAACCAGGAACGGGAGGTTTGAGCAAGTTTGCTTGatgaagtaataaaaattctagcttttctcatttattcattatttgaaCAATTACCTATTGAACACCTATTACATGCCAGAAAGTAAGAGCCAGGATAGTCTCTCCTCATTTTTCAAAGTCGCTAAACGCGaccagagggcagaggggaggcccGTAACCTAGGAGTTCTGGCTCCGCCCCTTCTGCGTTCGgccttccctgctcctcccatCACCGCTTCACTCAGAGGCGGCTACTGGCCCAAGACGACGACAGAAACCAGTCTCTGATGTCTACCGCATTCTCCAGCTTCGGGCCTCAAGCCCAGTAGCAGAGAAGGCGAGGTCTAATGTTACGCCACCGGTCTGTTTCGCCTCAGTTTCGGGGTCCATCCGGAAAGCTTTCAGATAGGATCCTCAGTGAGACGGCACTCGATTGAATCGGTCTGTCTCTACAGGCCAAAGAGGCGGCTTTGCGGCGGCCACTCCCAGGCCAAAGCAAGACGACCTTACTGCGCACGCGCAGTAGACAGCCGACGGAGCCACCGATGGAGCCGTCCGGAGGGGAGCAAGAGCCTGGAGCCGTCAGGTACCGAGCACTGGAGCGGCCGAGGGAGGGAAGAGGCACCCGGGGGAGGCAAGCTGAGCCGGGGTAGGGTCTAGGGGTTGCTCTATGCGCAGGAGCATAACAGGGGCGTACTCGCAGGTAAGTGGCCTGAGGACGCCAACGCCCCTCTACCCGCAGGCTCCTGGACCTGCCCTGGGAAGACGTGCTGCTCCCACACGTCCTGAACCGGGTCCCGCTGCCCCAGCTGCTCCGACTGCAGCGCGTTAGCAGGGCCTTCCGGGCGCTAGTGCAGCTGCACCTGGCCGGACTGCGCCGCTTCGACGCCGCTCAGGTGAGCCGGGGGGCGAAGCCCCGCCCCCATCAGGGtaccgccccctccccgcctccagCCCAGCCCGCAGCCCACTTGTATACACTTCCGGACACCCTTGGGCCGCCGGGGCGGCGGGGGAAGCGATCCACGCAGCAAGGAGTACTCCCAAAGGGCGAGCACTGGGTAGCGACTCAGAGGGAACGTGCAGTCTCTCCCGGGAGGGCAGGTGGCTGCCAGGAAAGAACTCTTCAGGGGTGGATAGGCAGCACCCGTCCTGCCTTCTGGACAGGCTGAATTGAGCTGCTTCCCCGCCCTCAGGTGGGTCCGCAGATCCCGCGGGCCGCTTTTTCCCGGCTGCTGCGGGACGCCGAGGGGCTTCAGGAGCTGGCGCTGGCGCCGTGTCACGAATGGCTGTCAGACGAGGACCTGGTGCCCGTGCTGGCGCGGAATCCGCAGCTGCGGAGTGTGGGGCTGGCAAGCTGCGGGCAACTGAGCCGCCGGGCGCTGGGGGCACTGGCCGAGGGCTGCCCTCGGCTGCAGCGCTTGTCGCTCGCACACTGTGACTGGGTGGACGGGCTGGCGCTGCGCGGCCTCGTAGACCGCTGCCCGGCCCTAGAGGACCTGGACCTCACTGCCTGCCGCCAGCTCAAGGACGAGGCCATCGTGTACCTAGCGCAGAAACTCGGCGCCGGCCTCCGCAGCCTCTCGCTGGCTGTCAACGCCAATGTGGGGGACGCCGCGGTCCAAGAGTTAGCACGGAACTGCCCGGAACTCGAGCACCTTGACCTTACCGGCTGCCTCCGCGTTGGAAGCGACGGCGTCAGGTGCCTGGGCCTGGGGGggatggtggggtgggaggagggcaaTCACTCAGCCTCTGGGGGTAGGGCGGGCTGTAGTTGTCAAAAGGCTGGACTGGGGGTTCTGGATCTTCCTGCTAACCACAGCACCCCAATCCTGAACAGAAAAGACCTCTAGGATTGCCCAGGCCAGAGAGCCCACAGTTTAAAAACTTTTAACCAGCATTTACACATTGGAAGATTTCACATGGATAGTCgatttctggcttttcttcaACAAGGGGTAAAATGTACAATCCTAGGTGGAGCTGAGGAGCAGGtaccccttttattttttatgtatttttatagagagtggtctccctatgttgcccaagctgatctcaaactcctgggctctagcgatcctcccaccttagctatCCAGAGTAGATGGGATTACAGGAGCGGGCGACTGCGCCCCACTTAGGTTTCCCCTTTAAAAGAGACCAGAAGTCTCCAGCTCACTGGAGGCATGGAGTATATGACCCCAATACAGGCCGCCTCCCTTGTGTAGGGAGGAAAAAAGTATGCCCTGAGCTGGAAGGAGACCTGGCCTTGGCTGGAGCCAGTCAGAGGTTGAGTGGGTTCGGggccccgccccttcccctgCTGTGGGTGCGGTGGGGTGTGGTGGCCTTGTGCCCCTATCCTCACCCCACTCCTCTCTCAGGACATTGGCCGAGTACTGCCCCGCGTTGCGCTCGCTGCGGGTGAGGCACTGCCACCATGTGGCCGAGCCCAGCCTGAGCCGCTTGCGAAAGCGCGGCGTCGACATCGACGTGGAGCCACCGCTGCACCAGGCCCTGGTACTGCTACAGGACATGGCGGGCTTTGCACCTTTTGTCAACCTGCAGGTCTGACCCACCTGCTGGTC comes from Eulemur rufifrons isolate Redbay chromosome 28, OSU_ERuf_1, whole genome shotgun sequence and encodes:
- the FBXL15 gene encoding F-box/LRR-repeat protein 15 isoform X2 yields the protein MEPSGGEQEPGAVRLLDLPWEDVLLPHVLNRVPLPQLLRLQRVSRAFRALVQLHLAGLRRFDAAQVGPQIPRAAFSRLLRDAEGLQELALAPCHEWLSDEDLVPVLARNPQLRSVGLASCGQLSRRALGALAEGCPRLQRLSLAHCDWVDGLALRGLVDRCPALEDLDLTACRQLKDEAIVYLAQKLGAGLRSLSLAVNANVGDAAVQELARNCPELEHLDLTGCLRVGSDGVRKDL
- the PSD gene encoding PH and SEC7 domain-containing protein 1 — translated: MAQGAMRFCSEGDCAISPPRCPRRWLPEGPVPQSPPASMYGSTGSLLRRVAGPGPRGRELGRVTAPCTPLRGPPSPCIAPSPWAPSSPTGQPPPGAQSSVVIFRFVEKASVRPLNGLPAPGGLSRSWDLGGGSPPRPIPALGPVSNRKLRLEASTSDPLPARGGSALPCSRDPLHGPPVPPQVGTDGLYSSLPNGLGGPPEHLATLFRGPADTGLLNQGDTWSSSREVSSHAQRIARAKWEFFYGSLDPPSSGAKPPERAPPSPPGVGSGQDSGVAVGRAAKYSETDLDTVPLRCYRETDIDEVLAEREEADSAIESQPSSEGLPGTARPPAPRPSPGPGPRSSLGSGNEDEDEAGGEEDVDDEVFEASEGARPGSRLPHTGPLKSPVPFLPGTSPSADGPDSFSCVFEAILESHRAKGTSYTSLASLEALASPGPTQSPFFTFELPPQPPTLRPDPPAPAPLAPLELDSGTSSAADGPWTQRGEEEEAEARAKLAPEREPPSPCHSDDSLGLGAAPLGSELPLSQLVSDSDSELDSTERLALGSTDTLSNGQKADLEAAQRLAKRLYRLDGFRKADVARHLGKNNDFSKLVAGEYLKFFVFTGMTLDQALRVFLKELALMGETQERERVLAHFSQRYFQCNPEALSSEDGAHTLTCALMLLNTDLHGHNIGKRMTCGDFIGNLEGLNDGGDFPRELLKALYSSIKNEKLQWAIDEEELRRSLSELADPNPKVIKRVSGGSGSGSSPFLDLTPEPGAAVYKHGALVRKVHADPDCRKTPRGKRGWKSFHGILKGMILYLQKEEYQPGKALSEAELKNAISIHHALATRASDYSKRPHVFYLRTADWRVFLFQAPSLEQMQSWITRINVVAAMFSAPPFPAAVSSQKKFSRPLLPSAATRLSQEEQVRTHEAKLKAMASELREHRAAHLSKKARGKEADEQRQKEAYLEFEKSRYGTYAALLRVKLKAGSEELDAIEAALAQAGSVEDGLPPSHSSPSLQPNPSSQPRARQGSESRAGTGSGRRKP
- the FBXL15 gene encoding F-box/LRR-repeat protein 15 isoform X1; the protein is MEPSGGEQEPGAVRLLDLPWEDVLLPHVLNRVPLPQLLRLQRVSRAFRALVQLHLAGLRRFDAAQVGPQIPRAAFSRLLRDAEGLQELALAPCHEWLSDEDLVPVLARNPQLRSVGLASCGQLSRRALGALAEGCPRLQRLSLAHCDWVDGLALRGLVDRCPALEDLDLTACRQLKDEAIVYLAQKLGAGLRSLSLAVNANVGDAAVQELARNCPELEHLDLTGCLRVGSDGVRTLAEYCPALRSLRVRHCHHVAEPSLSRLRKRGVDIDVEPPLHQALVLLQDMAGFAPFVNLQV